The following are encoded in a window of Rhabdothermincola sediminis genomic DNA:
- a CDS encoding LLM class flavin-dependent oxidoreductase: protein MALAVIRFDMRAPGMDPAATSRLYSAALEMGKWVDEQGFDLLVLSEHHGADDGFLPSPLVMAAAMAGATERIPLNVAALLVPLHDPIRLAEDIAVLDLLSGGRVSIVAGLGYRPVEYAMFDRQWSSRGRRMDECLETMIRAWSGEPIDVGGQTVRVTPRPLQQPHPMLMIGGSGKAAAKRAARFGLGFFPPIGDEELSALYVAECERLGKTPGLVLAPHPDQPGTLFVSEDPDRAWDQLGPYLLHDAVTYHSWQTADVRSSVNSGATTVEELRAEGVYRILTPDECVELAGALGPMGALTNHPLCGGVPPELAWASLELFAEKVLPRIRNVV from the coding sequence CGCTGGCCGTCATCCGTTTCGACATGCGAGCACCGGGCATGGATCCCGCGGCCACCTCCCGGCTCTACTCGGCGGCACTCGAGATGGGGAAGTGGGTCGACGAACAGGGCTTCGACCTGCTCGTGCTCTCGGAGCATCACGGCGCCGACGACGGCTTCCTGCCCTCCCCGCTGGTGATGGCCGCGGCGATGGCCGGGGCGACCGAGCGGATCCCCCTCAACGTCGCGGCGTTGCTCGTCCCCCTCCATGACCCGATTCGCCTCGCCGAGGACATCGCCGTGCTGGACCTCCTCTCCGGTGGGCGGGTGTCGATCGTGGCCGGGCTGGGCTACCGGCCGGTCGAGTACGCGATGTTCGACCGCCAGTGGAGTTCCCGGGGCCGGCGGATGGACGAGTGCCTCGAGACCATGATCAGGGCCTGGAGTGGTGAGCCCATCGATGTCGGCGGCCAGACCGTGCGGGTGACACCGCGCCCGCTGCAGCAACCGCACCCGATGCTGATGATCGGCGGTTCGGGCAAGGCCGCGGCCAAGCGGGCCGCCCGCTTCGGGCTCGGCTTCTTTCCACCGATCGGCGACGAGGAACTCAGCGCGCTCTACGTCGCGGAGTGTGAGCGGCTCGGCAAGACGCCGGGACTGGTGCTCGCACCACATCCCGATCAGCCCGGGACGCTCTTCGTGAGCGAGGACCCCGACCGGGCCTGGGATCAGCTCGGCCCGTACCTGCTGCACGATGCGGTCACCTACCACAGCTGGCAGACCGCGGACGTACGGTCGTCGGTGAACTCGGGGGCCACCACCGTCGAGGAGCTGCGGGCCGAGGGCGTCTATCGGATCCTCACCCCGGACGAGTGCGTCGAGTTGGCCGGCGCGCTCGGCCCCATGGGAGCGCTCACCAACCATCCGCTCTGCGGTGGGGTGCCTCCCGAGCTGGCCTGGGCCAGCCTGGAGCTGTTCGCCGAGAAGGTCCTGCCCCGCATCCGCAACGTCGTCTGA